A window from Ignavibacteriota bacterium encodes these proteins:
- a CDS encoding ABC transporter permease: MNNILTISNFTIREAISRKIIVAFFAISTFTIIIFALLFGFVSAENFTQMNSKNMPLDEMSAELVKGLKLIVVAPLFGGGLFLSIFSASSFIPNMLEKGNIDLLLSKPISRTQIILGKFLGGVLIVFINIAYLIISLWILIGLKFSIWEPSLLHSILTITFTFASLYSLIIFIGILTQSSVLAMMLSYLIFFIFSPILSARDSIGYFFNNKIISYIMEGLYYIIPKTSELGSITTELSLGYGIEDFQPILTSLAFLILVLYFSIIIFSKKDY, translated from the coding sequence ATGAATAATATTTTAACAATTTCCAATTTTACAATTAGAGAAGCAATTTCAAGAAAAATAATTGTAGCTTTTTTCGCAATTTCAACATTTACAATTATAATTTTTGCATTGTTATTCGGATTTGTATCGGCAGAAAATTTCACTCAAATGAACTCAAAAAATATGCCTTTGGATGAAATGTCCGCCGAATTAGTAAAAGGTTTAAAGTTAATTGTTGTTGCTCCACTTTTTGGTGGAGGATTATTTTTATCAATTTTCTCAGCATCAAGTTTTATTCCCAATATGTTGGAAAAGGGAAATATTGATTTACTTCTTTCCAAACCAATTTCACGCACTCAAATAATTTTAGGAAAATTTCTTGGCGGAGTTTTAATCGTTTTTATAAATATTGCTTATTTAATTATATCACTTTGGATTTTAATCGGACTTAAATTTTCAATTTGGGAACCAAGTTTACTTCATAGTATTTTAACAATTACCTTTACATTTGCCTCACTTTATTCACTAATAATTTTTATTGGAATTTTAACACAAAGTTCAGTTTTAGCCATGATGCTTTCGTACTTAATATTTTTTATATTTTCGCCAATTTTAAGTGCAAGAGATTCAATCGGTTATTTTTTTAATAACAAAATCATTAGTTATATAATGGAAGGTCTATATTATATAATTCCGAAAACATCAGAACTTGGCTCAATTACAACTGAACTTTCTTTGGGTTACGGAATTGAAGATTTTCAGCCAATTTTAACTTCGTTAGCATTTTTAATTCTCGTTCTATACTTCAGTATTATCATTTTTAGTAAAAAAGATTATTAA